A genomic region of Mycolicibacterium poriferae contains the following coding sequences:
- a CDS encoding enoyl-CoA hydratase/isomerase family protein → MEDFETVLLDLDHRDRVATVTLNRPEALNSFNRRMCEEMRQVWHLIKDDEAINAVVLRAAGERAFSAGLDVKSSYGQPDIVWNHEDPGELLSPKWQKMWKPVVCAVQGMCTAGALYFVNEADVVICSDGATFFDSHVSAGLVSALEPVGLMRRVGLGDTLRMALMGNDERVGAQTALRIGLVTEVVGEQQLWDRAHDIAACIAAKPPTATQGTVKAIWESLDKPYRAAMDQGLIYTRLGNPIAKAELAERPVPKTKPRIR, encoded by the coding sequence ATGGAGGACTTCGAAACCGTTCTGCTCGACCTGGACCATCGAGACCGGGTCGCGACGGTCACCCTGAACCGCCCGGAGGCGCTGAACTCGTTCAACCGCCGGATGTGCGAGGAGATGCGGCAGGTCTGGCACCTGATCAAAGACGACGAGGCGATCAACGCGGTGGTGCTGCGCGCCGCGGGCGAGCGCGCGTTCTCGGCGGGCCTGGATGTCAAGTCCAGTTACGGGCAGCCCGACATCGTCTGGAACCACGAGGATCCTGGTGAGCTGCTCAGTCCGAAGTGGCAGAAGATGTGGAAGCCGGTGGTTTGCGCGGTGCAGGGCATGTGTACCGCGGGCGCGCTGTATTTCGTCAACGAGGCCGACGTGGTGATCTGCTCCGACGGGGCGACGTTCTTCGACTCCCACGTCAGCGCCGGCCTGGTCTCGGCGCTGGAGCCGGTCGGGCTGATGCGCCGCGTCGGGCTGGGCGACACGCTGCGGATGGCGTTGATGGGCAACGACGAGCGGGTCGGCGCACAGACCGCGCTGCGCATCGGGCTGGTCACCGAAGTGGTCGGCGAACAACAACTCTGGGACCGTGCCCACGACATCGCGGCGTGCATCGCCGCCAAGCCGCCGACCGCCACCCAGGGCACCGTCAAGGCGATCTGGGAATCTCTCGACAAGCCCTACCGGGCGGCGATGGACCAGGGCTTGATCTACACCCGGCTGGGCAATCCGATCGCCAAGGCCGAACTCGCCGAGCGGCCCGTCCCGAAGACGAAACCCCGGATCCGCTGA
- a CDS encoding enoyl-CoA hydratase/isomerase family protein translates to MTTTADDRVLFEADRDTRIATITLNNPAQRNSYDASMRELLARYLDEVADDDDLTVVLLRGAEGVFSTGADMNNAYGWYGSTSADTPAEARRSRPSQRRRLTVDRRSFGFYHNLMGFPKVTVGEINGYALGGGFEMALMTDISVIGRATRIGMPATRFLGPALGSLHMFFHRLGPVLARRLLLTGDIITAGEVEHLGVFTETCDPGAVQARARYWAEKAAKMPADGVVIAKEAFRLVEQSQAYQGEEVASYLFHAYGTNLQFAPGEFNFVKTRAEHGTKEAFRLRDEHFFVPEPDPEPVQTAE, encoded by the coding sequence ATGACCACCACCGCCGACGACCGCGTGCTCTTCGAGGCCGACCGCGACACCCGCATCGCGACGATCACGCTGAACAACCCCGCGCAACGCAACTCCTACGACGCGTCCATGCGCGAGTTGCTGGCCCGCTACCTCGACGAGGTGGCCGACGACGACGACCTCACCGTCGTGCTGCTGCGCGGCGCGGAGGGGGTGTTCAGCACCGGCGCCGACATGAACAACGCCTACGGCTGGTACGGCTCCACGAGCGCCGACACACCCGCCGAGGCCCGCAGGTCGCGTCCCAGCCAGCGGCGCCGGCTCACCGTCGACCGCCGGTCGTTCGGCTTCTATCACAACCTGATGGGCTTTCCGAAGGTGACGGTCGGCGAGATCAACGGCTACGCGCTGGGCGGCGGCTTCGAGATGGCGCTGATGACCGACATCTCGGTGATCGGACGCGCCACCCGGATCGGCATGCCGGCCACCCGCTTCCTCGGCCCGGCGCTGGGCAGCCTGCACATGTTCTTCCATCGCCTGGGTCCGGTGCTGGCCCGCCGCCTGCTGCTCACCGGCGACATCATCACTGCCGGCGAGGTCGAGCACCTGGGGGTCTTCACCGAGACCTGCGATCCGGGCGCGGTGCAGGCGCGGGCGCGGTACTGGGCCGAGAAGGCGGCGAAGATGCCGGCCGACGGGGTCGTCATCGCCAAGGAGGCGTTCCGGCTTGTCGAGCAGAGCCAGGCCTACCAGGGCGAAGAGGTGGCCAGCTACCTGTTCCACGCCTACGGCACGAACCTGCAGTTCGCGCCGGGGGAGTTCAACTTCGTCAAGACCCGTGCCGAGCACGGCACCAAGGAGGCGTTCCGGCTGCGCGACGAGCACTTTTTCGTCCCCGAACCGGACCCGGAACCAGTCCAGACAGCCGAGTGA
- a CDS encoding class I adenylate-forming enzyme family protein — protein sequence MSHPLSRRIDAVLDLDPAARALEFDGTWHTFAEVATLARRVAALAGRARVGIMLRNEPAHVAALLGVLSAGGTVVVINPGRGDDRTRADIEALRLPVLVGLAGDLTALAGESDATRIAISDLRTPPSVSEGTASDDPGRPGVAVRMLTSGTTGPPKRVDLTYDMLARSVIGADPEQAAAPTRVRSGIAIVNSPLVHVGGVFRVLLCIAEARPFVLLRRFDLDLWARAVREYRPRAVSLVPAALRMVLHSDLTRADLAGVSAVTSGTAPLSADDADAFTEKFGIPVLTSYAATEFGGGVAGWTLADHREHWQAKRGSVGRANPGARLRVVDADSGKPLPADQPGLLEVKPAQLGPDAEWLRTTDIARIDADGFLWILGRADQAIIRGGFKVMPDDVRAALEHHPAVQGASVVGLPDPRLGDTPVALVELRAGASATADDLLDFLNTRLARYEMPSEIVIVDAIPRTPSGKPDLTAVRSHFVRV from the coding sequence ATGAGCCACCCCCTGTCGCGACGTATCGACGCGGTGCTCGACCTCGACCCCGCCGCGCGGGCGCTCGAGTTCGACGGCACCTGGCACACCTTCGCCGAGGTGGCCACCCTGGCCCGCAGGGTGGCGGCGCTGGCCGGCCGGGCCCGGGTCGGGATCATGCTGCGCAACGAGCCCGCCCACGTCGCAGCCCTGCTCGGGGTGCTCTCTGCGGGAGGCACCGTGGTGGTGATCAACCCGGGTCGCGGCGACGACCGGACCCGCGCGGACATCGAGGCGTTGCGGCTGCCGGTGCTCGTCGGTCTGGCCGGCGACCTGACCGCGCTGGCCGGCGAGTCCGACGCGACCAGGATTGCGATCAGCGATCTGCGGACCCCACCCTCGGTCAGCGAAGGCACCGCGTCCGACGACCCCGGCCGGCCCGGCGTCGCGGTGCGGATGCTGACCAGCGGAACCACCGGGCCGCCCAAACGGGTCGACCTGACCTACGACATGTTGGCCCGCAGCGTCATCGGCGCCGATCCCGAGCAGGCCGCCGCACCGACGCGGGTGCGAAGCGGCATCGCCATCGTCAACTCTCCGCTGGTCCACGTCGGCGGGGTGTTCCGGGTACTGCTGTGCATCGCCGAAGCGCGACCGTTCGTGCTGCTGCGCCGGTTCGACCTGGACCTGTGGGCGCGCGCGGTGCGCGAGTACCGGCCCCGCGCGGTGTCGCTGGTCCCCGCCGCACTGCGGATGGTATTGCACTCGGATCTGACCCGCGCCGACCTCGCAGGGGTCAGCGCGGTCACCTCCGGGACCGCGCCATTGTCGGCCGACGACGCGGACGCGTTCACCGAGAAGTTCGGCATCCCCGTGCTGACCTCCTACGCGGCAACGGAATTCGGTGGCGGCGTGGCCGGCTGGACGCTGGCCGATCACCGGGAACACTGGCAGGCCAAACGAGGCAGTGTCGGGCGGGCCAACCCCGGCGCGCGGCTTCGCGTCGTGGACGCGGACTCCGGGAAGCCACTGCCGGCCGACCAGCCCGGCCTGCTCGAGGTGAAACCGGCTCAGCTCGGCCCCGACGCGGAGTGGCTGCGCACCACCGACATCGCCCGCATCGACGCCGACGGATTCCTGTGGATCCTCGGACGCGCCGATCAGGCCATCATCCGAGGCGGTTTCAAGGTGATGCCCGACGACGTGCGCGCCGCGCTGGAACACCATCCGGCGGTGCAGGGCGCGTCGGTGGTCGGTCTGCCCGACCCCCGGCTCGGGGACACCCCGGTCGCGCTGGTCGAGCTGCGCGCGGGCGCCTCGGCCACCGCGGACGACCTGCTGGATTTCCTGAACACGCGGCTGGCCCGCTACGAGATGCCCAGCGAGATCGTCATCGTCGACGCGATTCCCCGGACCCCGTCGGGCAAGCCCGACCTGACCGCTGTCCGATCCCACTTCGTCCGGGTATGA
- a CDS encoding class I adenylate-forming enzyme family protein produces the protein MADTIDALLRDAAHRHATKDAVVEPGTRLTYRELDIQTLELAAAFLDAGINKGCRVGLLMPNGVQWARIAFALTRVGAVLVPLSTLFTPPELSAALRTAAVQHLIAVDEFRGRRYLDDLPPAGDLPALRTVHRTAALPAEGGGAAHRVADVLARTVRPADPLAILFTSGSSGAPKGVRHSHGNAIDAVRSGLAARRVDADTRLYLPMPFFWVGGFAGGLMSALVAGATLVTEAVPEPDSTLRLLTAEGVTLFRGWPDQADALARHRDQAGAAPADLSALKPGSLEALLPEGERSRPGSRARLFGMTESFGPYCGYPADTDMPESAWGSCGKPFDGMTVRVVDPDTGTPVSTGEAGMIQIRGPHVMQGICRRSREEVFTADRYYPTGDLGHLDADKFLFFDGRADDMFKVSGATVYPSEVERALRGLTGVRAAFVTNVAGPAGERVGAAVVCDAPTTVADLRAAARAVLSPFKVPTVWALLDDEDAVPRGATGKVDAARLRAMLLLR, from the coding sequence ATGGCTGACACGATCGACGCCCTGCTGCGCGATGCGGCCCATCGGCACGCCACCAAGGACGCCGTCGTGGAGCCCGGGACACGACTCACCTACCGCGAGCTCGACATCCAGACCCTCGAGTTGGCCGCCGCGTTCCTCGACGCCGGCATCAACAAGGGCTGCCGGGTCGGCTTGCTCATGCCCAACGGCGTGCAGTGGGCTCGAATCGCGTTCGCGCTGACCAGGGTCGGCGCCGTGCTGGTTCCGCTGAGCACCCTGTTCACCCCGCCGGAGTTGAGCGCGGCGCTGCGGACCGCAGCCGTGCAGCACCTGATAGCGGTCGACGAGTTCCGGGGGCGGCGCTATCTGGATGACCTGCCGCCGGCCGGTGACCTGCCCGCGCTGCGGACTGTGCACCGGACCGCGGCGCTGCCCGCCGAAGGCGGTGGGGCGGCACACCGGGTCGCCGACGTGCTGGCGCGGACCGTGCGCCCGGCCGACCCGCTGGCCATCCTGTTCACCTCGGGCAGCAGCGGCGCCCCCAAGGGTGTCCGGCACTCCCACGGCAACGCCATCGACGCCGTACGGTCCGGGCTGGCGGCCCGCCGCGTGGACGCCGACACCCGGCTGTACCTGCCGATGCCGTTCTTCTGGGTCGGCGGATTCGCCGGCGGCTTGATGTCGGCACTGGTCGCCGGCGCCACCCTGGTGACCGAGGCGGTGCCCGAACCGGATTCGACGTTGCGGCTGCTGACCGCCGAGGGGGTGACGCTGTTCCGCGGCTGGCCGGACCAGGCCGACGCGCTGGCCCGCCACCGCGACCAGGCCGGCGCGGCGCCGGCCGACCTCAGCGCGCTGAAGCCCGGCAGCCTCGAGGCGCTGCTCCCCGAAGGCGAGAGATCCCGGCCGGGGTCCAGGGCCCGGCTGTTCGGCATGACCGAGTCGTTCGGCCCCTACTGCGGCTACCCGGCCGACACCGACATGCCCGAATCCGCCTGGGGCAGCTGCGGAAAGCCGTTCGACGGGATGACGGTGCGGGTGGTCGATCCCGACACCGGCACACCGGTGTCCACGGGTGAGGCCGGCATGATCCAGATCCGGGGACCTCACGTGATGCAGGGCATCTGCCGGCGCAGCAGAGAAGAGGTCTTCACCGCCGACCGGTACTACCCCACCGGCGATCTCGGGCACCTCGACGCCGACAAATTCCTGTTCTTCGACGGCCGGGCCGACGACATGTTCAAGGTCAGCGGAGCCACGGTGTATCCGAGCGAAGTCGAGCGGGCGCTACGCGGCCTGACCGGTGTCCGGGCGGCCTTTGTGACCAACGTCGCGGGCCCGGCGGGTGAGCGGGTCGGCGCCGCCGTCGTGTGCGACGCACCGACGACCGTCGCGGACCTGCGCGCCGCAGCCAGGGCGGTGCTCAGCCCCTTCAAGGTTCCCACGGTGTGGGCGCTGCTCGACGACGAGGACGCGGTGCCCCGCGGGGCCACCGGAAAGGTCGATGCGGCCCGGTTGCGGGCCATGCTCTTGCTCAGATGA
- a CDS encoding class I adenylate-forming enzyme family protein has product MSGAHDTVPALLRARSTLGDKALLICDDERLSYAQAAARSAEVAARLVALGVGRGSHIGLLYPNGADFVVGLFAAARIGAVVVPFSTFSTAPELLGQLVDSDVAVLLATRSHRSHDYVQRLTEALGEALPASGPIMCAAVPVLRHVLFTDELAAIDPRHVTVTALEDDVDGCDVLAVIYTSGSTSTPKGVVHTHQGLLTHQHNLNAIRRLGRDDRLFCNSPFFWIGGFAFGLLATAVAGATLICSNATDPAATLDLLEAEKPTITNGFAAGIAHLVRHPSFGARDLSSMRRGNLYPIMASEVRPADPQLRHNMLGMTETGSVILISGDESDQPESRRGSYGHPAPGFQTRVIDPGTGAEAGTGELLVRGPHLMQGYYGRRREDCFDEDGWFHTGDLVRRDDDGLFYFLGRAGSMIKTAGANVAPPEVENALAEVCEALGVDATVHVLGLAHPQRGQVVAAVIATDGGDPVDDQRLRDGLRTRLSSYKIPRRFAAIRRADLPLRSSGKVDLAALTELFDG; this is encoded by the coding sequence ATGAGCGGCGCGCACGACACCGTACCGGCACTGCTGCGCGCCCGGTCTACTCTGGGCGACAAGGCCCTGCTGATCTGTGACGACGAGCGTCTGAGCTACGCCCAGGCCGCCGCCCGCTCCGCGGAAGTCGCGGCTCGGCTGGTAGCCCTCGGTGTGGGCAGGGGTTCGCACATCGGGCTGCTGTACCCCAACGGTGCGGACTTCGTCGTCGGGCTCTTCGCGGCCGCCCGTATCGGCGCGGTGGTGGTGCCGTTCTCGACGTTCAGCACCGCTCCGGAGCTGCTCGGCCAACTCGTCGACAGCGATGTGGCGGTGCTGCTGGCGACGCGGTCCCATCGTTCGCACGACTACGTGCAGCGGCTGACCGAGGCGCTCGGCGAGGCGCTGCCGGCGTCCGGCCCGATCATGTGCGCGGCGGTGCCGGTGCTGCGCCACGTGCTGTTCACCGACGAGCTTGCGGCGATCGACCCGCGCCACGTCACCGTGACGGCGCTCGAGGACGATGTCGACGGGTGCGACGTTCTGGCCGTCATCTACACCTCCGGATCCACCAGCACGCCCAAGGGAGTGGTACACACCCACCAGGGGCTGCTCACCCATCAGCACAACCTCAACGCGATCCGTCGGCTCGGCCGCGACGACCGGCTGTTCTGCAACTCGCCGTTCTTCTGGATCGGCGGCTTCGCCTTCGGCCTGCTGGCCACCGCGGTGGCCGGAGCCACCCTGATCTGCTCCAACGCCACCGACCCGGCCGCCACGCTCGATCTGCTCGAGGCCGAAAAGCCCACCATCACCAACGGATTCGCCGCCGGCATCGCTCACCTGGTCCGCCACCCGAGCTTTGGCGCCCGGGATCTGAGCTCGATGCGGCGCGGCAACCTGTACCCGATCATGGCATCCGAGGTCCGGCCTGCGGACCCGCAGCTGCGGCACAACATGCTGGGCATGACCGAGACCGGCAGCGTGATACTGATCAGCGGCGACGAATCCGATCAACCCGAGTCCCGCCGGGGCTCCTACGGCCATCCGGCACCAGGTTTCCAGACCCGCGTGATCGACCCCGGCACCGGCGCCGAGGCAGGCACCGGCGAGCTGCTGGTGCGCGGCCCGCACCTGATGCAGGGCTACTACGGCAGGCGCCGGGAGGACTGCTTCGATGAAGACGGCTGGTTCCACACCGGCGATCTGGTGCGCCGCGACGACGACGGCTTGTTCTACTTCCTCGGGCGGGCAGGCTCGATGATCAAGACCGCGGGCGCCAACGTCGCTCCCCCGGAAGTGGAGAACGCGCTCGCCGAGGTGTGCGAGGCCCTCGGCGTCGATGCCACCGTCCACGTTCTCGGCCTTGCCCATCCGCAACGTGGTCAGGTCGTCGCCGCGGTCATCGCCACCGACGGCGGCGACCCCGTCGACGACCAGCGGTTGCGCGACGGGCTGCGCACCCGGCTGTCCAGCTACAAGATCCCGCGCCGGTTCGCCGCCATCCGGCGCGCCGACCTCCCGCTGCGCTCCAGCGGCAAGGTGGATCTCGCCGCACTGACAGAGCTCTTCGATGGCTGA
- a CDS encoding FadR/GntR family transcriptional regulator, which yields MSVQRIRQPRVAELVASRLRDDILTGRLAEGDVLPSQEALFAEFGVSPPAVREAIHILESDGLISVRRGNVGGAVVHLPSAERTAQMISMVLQTRAATPGDVSEALLHLEPICAGLCAARADRMTEVVPYLRAAIDAQSEQFDTLARYVPNARRFHEELVSRCGNEPMILLIGALELIWSAHESAVWSDEHHPDDPMNPTTMRAALRDHHRLLDAIADGNTARAQRLAAAHLAAARRNTLAAGADKTIEAKLISNRD from the coding sequence GTGTCAGTGCAGCGCATTCGCCAGCCCCGGGTGGCAGAACTCGTGGCTTCTCGGCTGCGCGACGACATCCTGACCGGCCGGCTGGCCGAGGGTGACGTCCTGCCGTCGCAGGAGGCCCTGTTCGCCGAGTTCGGCGTCAGCCCTCCGGCGGTGCGCGAAGCCATCCACATCCTGGAGTCCGACGGGCTGATCTCGGTCCGGCGCGGCAACGTCGGTGGGGCGGTGGTGCATCTGCCGTCGGCCGAGCGCACCGCCCAGATGATCAGCATGGTGCTGCAGACCCGCGCGGCGACGCCCGGCGACGTCAGCGAGGCGCTGCTGCATCTGGAGCCGATCTGCGCCGGTTTGTGCGCGGCCCGCGCCGACCGCATGACCGAGGTGGTGCCGTATCTGCGGGCGGCCATCGACGCGCAGTCCGAGCAGTTCGACACCCTGGCGCGCTACGTCCCCAATGCCCGCCGGTTTCACGAAGAGCTCGTCTCACGGTGCGGCAACGAGCCGATGATCCTGCTCATCGGCGCGCTGGAGCTGATCTGGTCGGCGCACGAATCGGCCGTGTGGAGCGACGAACACCATCCCGACGACCCGATGAACCCCACGACGATGCGCGCCGCATTGCGCGATCACCACCGGTTGCTCGACGCGATCGCCGACGGCAACACCGCCCGCGCCCAGCGGCTGGCCGCCGCGCACCTGGCCGCCGCCCGGCGCAACACGCTGGCGGCCGGTGCGGACAAGACCATCGAAGCCAAGTTGATCTCGAACCGCGACTGA
- a CDS encoding CaiB/BaiF CoA transferase family protein — protein MRVLDGVRVLDFGRFIAAPWCSALLADMGADVIRVEKRDGGEDRWVQAVTETGEGATFLQCNRNKRSLTLDTTTDEGRAVTRRLVTGADIVVANMPAAGMRANGLDYESLRAVKPDIILASATAYGEGGPYSDRIGFDGAGQVMSGATYRQGLPDQPIRTVVPYADFGTALTLTIGVMMALYHRDRTGVGQHVEGALLPTALMLSNAFLIERDLLSADKPRMANQGTSVAPCDLYRTRDGGWVLLQVAGQPMFKRWCRLIGRPELYDDPRFADDDLRWRHGDELNDIMSRWCAEKTKAEVLGLLESAKLPAAPMHSTQEVLDDAHINEMGYLQRVAFPGAAHHVPIIETPFRLSETPGEIRRRAPLLGEHSDEVLREAGYSDADIDGLRARLVI, from the coding sequence ATGCGGGTGCTCGACGGCGTACGGGTACTGGATTTCGGCCGCTTCATCGCCGCGCCGTGGTGTTCGGCCCTGCTGGCCGACATGGGCGCCGACGTCATCCGCGTCGAGAAGCGGGACGGCGGGGAGGACCGGTGGGTGCAAGCGGTCACCGAGACCGGCGAAGGCGCAACCTTCCTGCAGTGCAACCGCAACAAGCGCTCGCTGACGCTGGACACCACGACCGACGAGGGCCGAGCGGTCACCCGTCGGCTGGTGACCGGCGCCGACATCGTGGTCGCCAACATGCCTGCCGCCGGCATGCGGGCCAATGGACTGGATTACGAATCGCTGCGGGCGGTCAAGCCGGACATCATCCTGGCCAGCGCCACCGCGTACGGCGAGGGTGGCCCCTACAGCGACCGCATCGGCTTCGACGGGGCAGGACAGGTCATGTCGGGCGCGACCTACCGTCAGGGCCTACCGGATCAACCCATTCGCACAGTGGTCCCGTACGCCGACTTCGGCACGGCGCTGACGCTGACCATCGGTGTGATGATGGCGCTGTATCACCGCGACCGCACCGGGGTGGGCCAGCATGTCGAAGGAGCATTGCTACCGACCGCGCTGATGTTGTCCAACGCCTTCCTGATCGAACGCGACCTGCTGAGCGCCGACAAGCCCCGGATGGCCAACCAGGGCACGTCCGTGGCGCCCTGCGATCTGTACCGCACCCGCGACGGTGGCTGGGTGCTGCTCCAGGTCGCCGGGCAACCGATGTTCAAGCGGTGGTGCCGGCTGATCGGGCGCCCCGAACTCTACGACGACCCCAGATTCGCCGACGACGACCTGCGCTGGCGCCACGGCGACGAACTCAACGACATCATGAGTCGGTGGTGCGCAGAGAAGACCAAGGCTGAGGTTCTGGGGCTGCTCGAGTCGGCGAAACTCCCGGCCGCGCCGATGCACTCGACTCAGGAGGTCCTCGACGACGCCCACATCAACGAGATGGGTTACCTGCAGAGGGTGGCGTTCCCCGGCGCCGCGCACCACGTCCCGATCATCGAGACACCGTTCCGGCTCTCGGAGACTCCCGGTGAAATCCGCAGGCGTGCACCCCTGCTGGGGGAGCACTCCGACGAGGTACTGCGTGAGGCGGGCTATTCCGACGCCGACATCGACGGCCTGCGCGCCCGCCTGGTCATCTGA
- a CDS encoding enoyl-CoA hydratase/isomerase family protein: protein MRDDADAGAVRQSRNGSVLRITLDRPTRRNSLSHNMIDDLVAIMTAAATDDSLRAVCLTGAGGDFCAGADWVATNSEGRRPRTGDLTRRIPHTANRLVELVATIQLPVVCRLRGWAVGLGANLALAADFTVADADATLWEPFVDRGFSPDSGATWLLPRLAGVSRAKRMLLLGEKVTGSEAAQWGLIHDAVADDELDTATDELLERLASGPTVAIGLAKQAINYGLHATLGQSMAHELASLELSCRTADFKEGLAAFRDRRTPDFHGR, encoded by the coding sequence GTGCGTGACGACGCCGACGCGGGCGCGGTGCGCCAGAGCCGCAACGGTTCGGTCCTGCGGATCACCCTGGACCGACCGACGAGACGTAACTCGCTGAGCCACAACATGATCGACGACCTTGTCGCCATCATGACCGCCGCCGCCACCGACGACTCGTTGCGCGCGGTGTGCCTGACCGGGGCCGGCGGCGACTTCTGCGCCGGCGCCGACTGGGTGGCCACCAACAGCGAGGGACGCCGCCCCAGGACCGGCGACCTCACCCGCCGTATCCCGCACACCGCCAACCGACTCGTCGAGCTCGTCGCGACCATTCAGCTTCCGGTGGTGTGCAGGCTGCGCGGCTGGGCGGTCGGCCTGGGCGCCAACCTGGCCCTGGCCGCCGACTTCACCGTGGCCGACGCCGATGCCACGTTGTGGGAACCCTTCGTCGACCGCGGCTTCAGCCCGGACTCCGGGGCGACCTGGCTGCTTCCGCGGCTGGCCGGGGTGAGCCGGGCCAAACGCATGCTGCTGCTGGGCGAGAAGGTCACCGGATCCGAGGCGGCGCAGTGGGGACTGATCCACGACGCCGTCGCCGACGACGAGCTCGACACCGCCACCGACGAGCTGCTCGAGCGGCTGGCCTCGGGACCCACGGTGGCGATCGGGCTGGCCAAGCAGGCCATCAACTACGGCCTGCACGCCACGCTGGGCCAGTCGATGGCCCATGAATTGGCCAGCCTCGAACTATCTTGTCGGACCGCTGATTTCAAAGAGGGTCTGGCCGCTTTCCGAGACCGGCGCACGCCGGACTTCCACGGCAGATGA
- a CDS encoding enoyl-CoA hydratase/isomerase family protein: protein MGTPGNRDTITYEVTGHTATITLNRPEALNALSPKMITELRAAYDEAENDDDVWLMIVTGNGRAFCTGADVTEIPEDGRVIYERPYLSTYDQWEAPQEGTPPFRRMAKPVLAAINGICCGAGLDWVTTGDIVIASDKATFFDPHVSIGLVAAREMVRLARALPRSVALRMALTGKHERMSAQRAYELGMVTEVVEHERLLERAHEIADIVNSNAPLAVRGTRLAIHKTLDLPLLEGEILAETFRERVVRTEDAQEGPLAFVEKRTPNWQCR, encoded by the coding sequence GTGGGCACACCCGGCAACCGCGACACCATCACCTACGAGGTGACGGGTCACACCGCGACCATCACGCTGAATCGCCCGGAGGCGCTCAACGCGTTGTCGCCGAAAATGATTACCGAACTGCGGGCCGCCTACGACGAGGCCGAGAACGACGACGACGTCTGGTTGATGATCGTCACCGGCAACGGCCGCGCGTTCTGCACCGGAGCCGACGTCACGGAGATCCCCGAGGACGGCAGGGTCATCTACGAGCGGCCCTATCTGTCCACCTACGACCAGTGGGAGGCCCCACAGGAGGGCACTCCCCCGTTTCGCCGGATGGCCAAACCGGTGCTGGCGGCGATCAACGGCATCTGCTGCGGCGCCGGACTGGACTGGGTGACCACCGGTGACATCGTGATCGCGTCGGACAAGGCGACGTTCTTCGACCCCCACGTCAGCATCGGGTTGGTGGCCGCCCGGGAGATGGTGCGGCTGGCGCGGGCGCTGCCCCGCTCGGTGGCGCTGCGGATGGCGCTGACGGGCAAGCACGAGCGGATGAGTGCGCAGCGTGCCTACGAGCTCGGGATGGTCACCGAGGTGGTCGAACACGAGCGGCTGCTCGAGCGGGCCCACGAGATCGCCGACATCGTCAACTCGAACGCCCCCCTGGCCGTGCGCGGCACCCGGCTGGCCATCCACAAGACGCTGGACCTGCCGCTGCTGGAGGGCGAGATTCTCGCCGAGACATTCCGCGAACGGGTGGTGCGCACCGAGGACGCCCAGGAGGGGCCACTGGCGTTCGTGGAGAAGCGCACCCCGAACTGGCAGTGCCGGTAA